One window from the genome of Balaenoptera musculus isolate JJ_BM4_2016_0621 chromosome 3, mBalMus1.pri.v3, whole genome shotgun sequence encodes:
- the SLC6A7 gene encoding sodium-dependent proline transporter isoform X1, with the protein MKKLQGAHLSKPIIPDLLMTPSDQGDVDLDVDFAADRGNWTGKLDFLLSCIGYCVGLGNVWRFPYRAYTNGGGAFLVPYFLMLAICGIPLFFLELSLGQFSSLGPLAVWKISPLFKGAGAAMLLIVGLVAIYYNMIIAYVLFYLFASLTSNLPWEHCGNWWNTDLCLEHRGSKDGNGALPLNLTSTVSPSEEYWSRYVLHIQGSRGIGSPGQIRWNLCLCLLLAWVIVFLCILKGVKSSGKVVYFTATFPYLILLMLLVRGVTLPGAWKGIQFYLTPQFHHLLSSKVWIEAALQIFYSLGVGFGGLLTFASYNTFHQNIYRDTFIVTLGNAITSILAGFAIFSVLGYMSQELGVPVDQVAKAGPGLAFVVYPQAMTMLPLSPFWSFLFFFMLLTLGLDSQFAFLETIVTAVTDEFPYYLRPKKAVFSGLICVAMYLMGLVLTTDGGMYWLVLLDDYSASFGLMVVVITTCLAVTRVYGIQRFCRDIHMMLGFKPGLYFRACWLFLSPATLLALLVYSIVKYQPSEYGSYRFPAWAELLGILMGLLSCLMIPAGMLVAVLREEGSLWERLQQASRPALDWGPSLEENRTGMYVATLAGSQSPKPLMVHMRKYGGITSFENTAIEVDREIAEEEESMM; encoded by the exons ATGAAGAAGCTCCAGGGAGCTCACCTCAGCAAG CCCATCATCCCAGACCTGCTGATGACCCCCAGTGACCAGGGCGATGTAGACCTGGACGTGGACTTTGCCGCAGACCGGGGGAACTGGACAGGCAAGCTGGACTTCCTGCTGTCCTGCATCGGCTACTGTGTAGGCCTGGGGAATGTCTGGCGTTTCCCCTATCGAGCCTACACCAACGGAGGAG GCGCCTTCCTTGTGCCCTACTTCCTCATGCTGGCCATCTGCGGcatccccctcttcttcctcgAGCTCTCTCTGGGCCAGTTCTCCAGCCTGGGACCCCTGGCTGTCTGGAAAATCAGCCCCCTCTTCAAAG GTGCCGGCGCGGCCATGCTGCTCATCGTGGGCCTAGTGGCCATCTACTACAACATGATCATCGCCTACGTCCTCTTCTACCTCTTCGCCTCCCTCACCAGCAACCTGCCCTGGGAGCACTGTGGCAACTGGTGGAACACGGACCTCTGCCTCGAGCACAGAGGCTCCAAGGACGGCAACGGGGCCCTGCCCCTCAACCTCACCAGCACCGTCAGCCCCAGCGAGGAGTACTGGAG CCGCTACGTTCTCCACATCCAAGGCAGCCGGGGCATCGGAAGTCCTGGGCAGATCCGCTGGAACCTCTGCCTTTGCCTGCTGCTTGCCTGGGTCATCGTGTTCCTCTGTATCCTCAAGGGTGTGAAGTCCTCGGGCAAG GTGGTGTATTTCACGGCCACGTTCCCCTACCTCATCCTGCTCATGCTGCTGGTCCGTGGAGTCACCCTCCCAGGGGCCTGGAAGGGCATCCAGTTCTATCTCACCCCGCAGTTCCACCACCTGTTGTCTTCCAAG GTGTGGATCGAAGCTGCTCTTCAGATCTTCTACTCCCTGGGTGTGGGCTTCGGGGGGCTCCTCACCTTTGCGTCCTACAACACGTTTCACCAGAACATCTATAG AGACACCTTCATCGTCACCCTGGGCAACGCCATCACCAGCATCCTGGCTGGCTTTGCCATCTTCTCCGTGCTGGGCTACATGTCTCAGGAGCTGGGTGTGCCTGTGGACCAAGTAGCCAAAGCAG GCCCTGGCCTGGCCTTTGTCGTCTATCCACAGGCCATGACCATGCTGCCTCTATCGCCCTTCTggtccttcctcttcttcttcatgCTGCTGACTCTTGGCTTGGACAGCCAG TTTGCCTTCCTGGAGACCATTGTGACAGCTGTTACAGATGAGTTCCCGTATTACCTGCGGCCCAAGAAGGCTGTGTTCTCAGGGCTCATCTGTGTGGCCATGTACCTGATGGGGCTGGTCCTCACCACGGAT GGGGGCATGTACTGGCTGGTCCTTCTGGACGACTACAGCGCCAGCTTCGGGCTAATGGTGGTGGTGATCACCACGTGCCTCGCTGTCACCCGGGTGTATG GCATCCAGAGGTTCTGCCGGGATATCCACATGATGCTGGGCTTCAAGCCGGGCCTCTACTTCAGGGCCTGCTGGCTGTTCCTGTCCCCGGCCACGCTCCTG GCCCTGCTGGTGTATAGCATCGTCAAGTACCAGCCCTCAGAATATGGCAGCTACCGCTTCCCAGCCTGGGCGGAGCTGCTGGGCATCCTGATGGGCCTGCTGTCCTGCCTCATGATCCCAGCCGGCATGCTGGTGGCTGTGCTTCGAGAGGAGGGCTCGCTCTGGGAG CGGCTCCAGCAGGCCAGCCGGCCAGCCCTAGATTGGGGCCCGTCGCTGGAGGAGAACCGGACAGGCATGTACGTGGCCACGCTGGCCGGGAGCCAGTCCCCCAAGCCACTGATGGTGCACATGCGCAAGTACGGGGGCATCACCAGCTTCGAGAACACGGCCATCGAGGTGGACCGAGAGATTGCAGAGGAGGAGGAATCCATGATGTGA
- the SLC6A7 gene encoding sodium-dependent proline transporter isoform X3, whose amino-acid sequence MKKLQGAHLSKPIIPDLLMTPSDQGDVDLDVDFAADRGNWTGKLDFLLSCIGYCVGLGNVWRFPYRAYTNGGGAFLVPYFLMLAICGIPLFFLELSLGQFSSLGPLAVWKISPLFKGAGAAMLLIVGLVAIYYNMIIAYVLFYLFASLTSNLPWEHCGNWWNTDLCLEHRGSKDGNGALPLNLTSTVSPSEEYWSRYVLHIQGSRGIGSPGQIRWNLCLCLLLAWVIVFLCILKGVKSSGKVWIEAALQIFYSLGVGFGGLLTFASYNTFHQNIYRDTFIVTLGNAITSILAGFAIFSVLGYMSQELGVPVDQVAKAGPGLAFVVYPQAMTMLPLSPFWSFLFFFMLLTLGLDSQFAFLETIVTAVTDEFPYYLRPKKAVFSGLICVAMYLMGLVLTTDGGMYWLVLLDDYSASFGLMVVVITTCLAVTRVYGIQRFCRDIHMMLGFKPGLYFRACWLFLSPATLLALLVYSIVKYQPSEYGSYRFPAWAELLGILMGLLSCLMIPAGMLVAVLREEGSLWERLQQASRPALDWGPSLEENRTGMYVATLAGSQSPKPLMVHMRKYGGITSFENTAIEVDREIAEEEESMM is encoded by the exons ATGAAGAAGCTCCAGGGAGCTCACCTCAGCAAG CCCATCATCCCAGACCTGCTGATGACCCCCAGTGACCAGGGCGATGTAGACCTGGACGTGGACTTTGCCGCAGACCGGGGGAACTGGACAGGCAAGCTGGACTTCCTGCTGTCCTGCATCGGCTACTGTGTAGGCCTGGGGAATGTCTGGCGTTTCCCCTATCGAGCCTACACCAACGGAGGAG GCGCCTTCCTTGTGCCCTACTTCCTCATGCTGGCCATCTGCGGcatccccctcttcttcctcgAGCTCTCTCTGGGCCAGTTCTCCAGCCTGGGACCCCTGGCTGTCTGGAAAATCAGCCCCCTCTTCAAAG GTGCCGGCGCGGCCATGCTGCTCATCGTGGGCCTAGTGGCCATCTACTACAACATGATCATCGCCTACGTCCTCTTCTACCTCTTCGCCTCCCTCACCAGCAACCTGCCCTGGGAGCACTGTGGCAACTGGTGGAACACGGACCTCTGCCTCGAGCACAGAGGCTCCAAGGACGGCAACGGGGCCCTGCCCCTCAACCTCACCAGCACCGTCAGCCCCAGCGAGGAGTACTGGAG CCGCTACGTTCTCCACATCCAAGGCAGCCGGGGCATCGGAAGTCCTGGGCAGATCCGCTGGAACCTCTGCCTTTGCCTGCTGCTTGCCTGGGTCATCGTGTTCCTCTGTATCCTCAAGGGTGTGAAGTCCTCGGGCAAG GTGTGGATCGAAGCTGCTCTTCAGATCTTCTACTCCCTGGGTGTGGGCTTCGGGGGGCTCCTCACCTTTGCGTCCTACAACACGTTTCACCAGAACATCTATAG AGACACCTTCATCGTCACCCTGGGCAACGCCATCACCAGCATCCTGGCTGGCTTTGCCATCTTCTCCGTGCTGGGCTACATGTCTCAGGAGCTGGGTGTGCCTGTGGACCAAGTAGCCAAAGCAG GCCCTGGCCTGGCCTTTGTCGTCTATCCACAGGCCATGACCATGCTGCCTCTATCGCCCTTCTggtccttcctcttcttcttcatgCTGCTGACTCTTGGCTTGGACAGCCAG TTTGCCTTCCTGGAGACCATTGTGACAGCTGTTACAGATGAGTTCCCGTATTACCTGCGGCCCAAGAAGGCTGTGTTCTCAGGGCTCATCTGTGTGGCCATGTACCTGATGGGGCTGGTCCTCACCACGGAT GGGGGCATGTACTGGCTGGTCCTTCTGGACGACTACAGCGCCAGCTTCGGGCTAATGGTGGTGGTGATCACCACGTGCCTCGCTGTCACCCGGGTGTATG GCATCCAGAGGTTCTGCCGGGATATCCACATGATGCTGGGCTTCAAGCCGGGCCTCTACTTCAGGGCCTGCTGGCTGTTCCTGTCCCCGGCCACGCTCCTG GCCCTGCTGGTGTATAGCATCGTCAAGTACCAGCCCTCAGAATATGGCAGCTACCGCTTCCCAGCCTGGGCGGAGCTGCTGGGCATCCTGATGGGCCTGCTGTCCTGCCTCATGATCCCAGCCGGCATGCTGGTGGCTGTGCTTCGAGAGGAGGGCTCGCTCTGGGAG CGGCTCCAGCAGGCCAGCCGGCCAGCCCTAGATTGGGGCCCGTCGCTGGAGGAGAACCGGACAGGCATGTACGTGGCCACGCTGGCCGGGAGCCAGTCCCCCAAGCCACTGATGGTGCACATGCGCAAGTACGGGGGCATCACCAGCTTCGAGAACACGGCCATCGAGGTGGACCGAGAGATTGCAGAGGAGGAGGAATCCATGATGTGA
- the SLC6A7 gene encoding sodium-dependent proline transporter isoform X5 — protein sequence MKKLQGAHLSKPIIPDLLMTPSDQGDVDLDVDFAADRGNWTGKLDFLLSCIGYCVGLGNVWRFPYRAYTNGGGAFLVPYFLMLAICGIPLFFLELSLGQFSSLGPLAVWKISPLFKGAGAAMLLIVGLVAIYYNMIIAYVLFYLFASLTSNLPWEHCGNWWNTDLCLEHRGSKDGNGALPLNLTSTVSPSEEYWSRYVLHIQGSRGIGSPGQIRWNLCLCLLLAWVIVFLCILKGVKSSGKVVYFTATFPYLILLMLLVRGVTLPGAWKGIQFYLTPQFHHLLSSKVWIEAALQIFYSLGVGFGGLLTFASYNTFHQNIYRDTFIVTLGNAITSILAGFAIFSVLGYMSQELGVPVDQVAKAGPGLAFVVYPQAMTMLPLSPFWSFLFFFMLLTLGLDSQFAFLETIVTAVTDEFPYYLRPKKAVFSGLICVAMYLMGLVLTTDGGMYWLVLLDDYSASFGLMVVVITTCLAVTRVYGIQRFCRDIHMMLGFKPGLYFRACWLFLSPATLLALLVYSIVKYQPSEYGSYRFPAWAELLGILMGLLSCLMIPAGMLVAVLREEGSLWEEPHLCC from the exons ATGAAGAAGCTCCAGGGAGCTCACCTCAGCAAG CCCATCATCCCAGACCTGCTGATGACCCCCAGTGACCAGGGCGATGTAGACCTGGACGTGGACTTTGCCGCAGACCGGGGGAACTGGACAGGCAAGCTGGACTTCCTGCTGTCCTGCATCGGCTACTGTGTAGGCCTGGGGAATGTCTGGCGTTTCCCCTATCGAGCCTACACCAACGGAGGAG GCGCCTTCCTTGTGCCCTACTTCCTCATGCTGGCCATCTGCGGcatccccctcttcttcctcgAGCTCTCTCTGGGCCAGTTCTCCAGCCTGGGACCCCTGGCTGTCTGGAAAATCAGCCCCCTCTTCAAAG GTGCCGGCGCGGCCATGCTGCTCATCGTGGGCCTAGTGGCCATCTACTACAACATGATCATCGCCTACGTCCTCTTCTACCTCTTCGCCTCCCTCACCAGCAACCTGCCCTGGGAGCACTGTGGCAACTGGTGGAACACGGACCTCTGCCTCGAGCACAGAGGCTCCAAGGACGGCAACGGGGCCCTGCCCCTCAACCTCACCAGCACCGTCAGCCCCAGCGAGGAGTACTGGAG CCGCTACGTTCTCCACATCCAAGGCAGCCGGGGCATCGGAAGTCCTGGGCAGATCCGCTGGAACCTCTGCCTTTGCCTGCTGCTTGCCTGGGTCATCGTGTTCCTCTGTATCCTCAAGGGTGTGAAGTCCTCGGGCAAG GTGGTGTATTTCACGGCCACGTTCCCCTACCTCATCCTGCTCATGCTGCTGGTCCGTGGAGTCACCCTCCCAGGGGCCTGGAAGGGCATCCAGTTCTATCTCACCCCGCAGTTCCACCACCTGTTGTCTTCCAAG GTGTGGATCGAAGCTGCTCTTCAGATCTTCTACTCCCTGGGTGTGGGCTTCGGGGGGCTCCTCACCTTTGCGTCCTACAACACGTTTCACCAGAACATCTATAG AGACACCTTCATCGTCACCCTGGGCAACGCCATCACCAGCATCCTGGCTGGCTTTGCCATCTTCTCCGTGCTGGGCTACATGTCTCAGGAGCTGGGTGTGCCTGTGGACCAAGTAGCCAAAGCAG GCCCTGGCCTGGCCTTTGTCGTCTATCCACAGGCCATGACCATGCTGCCTCTATCGCCCTTCTggtccttcctcttcttcttcatgCTGCTGACTCTTGGCTTGGACAGCCAG TTTGCCTTCCTGGAGACCATTGTGACAGCTGTTACAGATGAGTTCCCGTATTACCTGCGGCCCAAGAAGGCTGTGTTCTCAGGGCTCATCTGTGTGGCCATGTACCTGATGGGGCTGGTCCTCACCACGGAT GGGGGCATGTACTGGCTGGTCCTTCTGGACGACTACAGCGCCAGCTTCGGGCTAATGGTGGTGGTGATCACCACGTGCCTCGCTGTCACCCGGGTGTATG GCATCCAGAGGTTCTGCCGGGATATCCACATGATGCTGGGCTTCAAGCCGGGCCTCTACTTCAGGGCCTGCTGGCTGTTCCTGTCCCCGGCCACGCTCCTG GCCCTGCTGGTGTATAGCATCGTCAAGTACCAGCCCTCAGAATATGGCAGCTACCGCTTCCCAGCCTGGGCGGAGCTGCTGGGCATCCTGATGGGCCTGCTGTCCTGCCTCATGATCCCAGCCGGCATGCTGGTGGCTGTGCTTCGAGAGGAGGGCTCGCTCTGGGAG GAGCCCCACCTGTGCTGCTAA
- the SLC6A7 gene encoding sodium-dependent proline transporter isoform X2 has product MKKLQGAHLSKPIIPDLLMTPSDQGDVDLDVDFAADRGNWTGKLDFLLSCIGYCVGLGNVWRFPYRAYTNGGGAFLVPYFLMLAICGIPLFFLELSLGQFSSLGPLAVWKISPLFKGAGAAMLLIVGLVAIYYNMIIAYVLFYLFASLTSNLPWEHCGNWWNTDLCLEHRGSKDGNGALPLNLTSTVSPSEEYWSRYVLHIQGSRGIGSPGQIRWNLCLCLLLAWVIVFLCILKGVKSSGKVVYFTATFPYLILLMLLVRGVTLPGAWKGIQFYLTPQFHHLLSSKVWIEAALQIFYSLGVGFGGLLTFASYNTFHQNIYRDTFIVTLGNAITSILAGFAIFSVLGYMSQELGVPVDQVAKAGPGLAFVVYPQAMTMLPLSPFWSFLFFFMLLTLGLDSQFAFLETIVTAVTDEFPYYLRPKKAVFSGLICVAMYLMGLVLTTDGGMYWLVLLDDYSASFGLMVVVITTCLAVTRVYGIQRFCRDIHMMLGFKPGLYFRACWLFLSPATLLALLVYSIVKYQPSEYGSYRFPAWAELLGILMGLLSCLMIPAGMLVAVLREEGSLWEALGPESCPVAPPTTRGPWQGRGTIQRPWILASAHVSWGNLKGQGTYPRSHGELGRGQDLNLGR; this is encoded by the exons ATGAAGAAGCTCCAGGGAGCTCACCTCAGCAAG CCCATCATCCCAGACCTGCTGATGACCCCCAGTGACCAGGGCGATGTAGACCTGGACGTGGACTTTGCCGCAGACCGGGGGAACTGGACAGGCAAGCTGGACTTCCTGCTGTCCTGCATCGGCTACTGTGTAGGCCTGGGGAATGTCTGGCGTTTCCCCTATCGAGCCTACACCAACGGAGGAG GCGCCTTCCTTGTGCCCTACTTCCTCATGCTGGCCATCTGCGGcatccccctcttcttcctcgAGCTCTCTCTGGGCCAGTTCTCCAGCCTGGGACCCCTGGCTGTCTGGAAAATCAGCCCCCTCTTCAAAG GTGCCGGCGCGGCCATGCTGCTCATCGTGGGCCTAGTGGCCATCTACTACAACATGATCATCGCCTACGTCCTCTTCTACCTCTTCGCCTCCCTCACCAGCAACCTGCCCTGGGAGCACTGTGGCAACTGGTGGAACACGGACCTCTGCCTCGAGCACAGAGGCTCCAAGGACGGCAACGGGGCCCTGCCCCTCAACCTCACCAGCACCGTCAGCCCCAGCGAGGAGTACTGGAG CCGCTACGTTCTCCACATCCAAGGCAGCCGGGGCATCGGAAGTCCTGGGCAGATCCGCTGGAACCTCTGCCTTTGCCTGCTGCTTGCCTGGGTCATCGTGTTCCTCTGTATCCTCAAGGGTGTGAAGTCCTCGGGCAAG GTGGTGTATTTCACGGCCACGTTCCCCTACCTCATCCTGCTCATGCTGCTGGTCCGTGGAGTCACCCTCCCAGGGGCCTGGAAGGGCATCCAGTTCTATCTCACCCCGCAGTTCCACCACCTGTTGTCTTCCAAG GTGTGGATCGAAGCTGCTCTTCAGATCTTCTACTCCCTGGGTGTGGGCTTCGGGGGGCTCCTCACCTTTGCGTCCTACAACACGTTTCACCAGAACATCTATAG AGACACCTTCATCGTCACCCTGGGCAACGCCATCACCAGCATCCTGGCTGGCTTTGCCATCTTCTCCGTGCTGGGCTACATGTCTCAGGAGCTGGGTGTGCCTGTGGACCAAGTAGCCAAAGCAG GCCCTGGCCTGGCCTTTGTCGTCTATCCACAGGCCATGACCATGCTGCCTCTATCGCCCTTCTggtccttcctcttcttcttcatgCTGCTGACTCTTGGCTTGGACAGCCAG TTTGCCTTCCTGGAGACCATTGTGACAGCTGTTACAGATGAGTTCCCGTATTACCTGCGGCCCAAGAAGGCTGTGTTCTCAGGGCTCATCTGTGTGGCCATGTACCTGATGGGGCTGGTCCTCACCACGGAT GGGGGCATGTACTGGCTGGTCCTTCTGGACGACTACAGCGCCAGCTTCGGGCTAATGGTGGTGGTGATCACCACGTGCCTCGCTGTCACCCGGGTGTATG GCATCCAGAGGTTCTGCCGGGATATCCACATGATGCTGGGCTTCAAGCCGGGCCTCTACTTCAGGGCCTGCTGGCTGTTCCTGTCCCCGGCCACGCTCCTG GCCCTGCTGGTGTATAGCATCGTCAAGTACCAGCCCTCAGAATATGGCAGCTACCGCTTCCCAGCCTGGGCGGAGCTGCTGGGCATCCTGATGGGCCTGCTGTCCTGCCTCATGATCCCAGCCGGCATGCTGGTGGCTGTGCTTCGAGAGGAGGGCTCGCTCTGGGAG GCTCTGGGGCCAGAGTCCTGTCCTGTGGCCCCTCCCACCACCCGGGGCCCCTGGCAAGGGAGGGGCACAATCCAAAGACCATGGATACTGGCCAGTGCCCACGTGTCTTGGGGGAACCTGAAAGGACAAGGGACTTATCCAAGGTCCCATGGTGAGTTGGGCAGGGGTCAGGACTTGAACTTGGGTCGCTAG
- the SLC6A7 gene encoding sodium-dependent proline transporter isoform X4: MSGVSPIEPTPTEESWPGRWGYRGAFLVPYFLMLAICGIPLFFLELSLGQFSSLGPLAVWKISPLFKGAGAAMLLIVGLVAIYYNMIIAYVLFYLFASLTSNLPWEHCGNWWNTDLCLEHRGSKDGNGALPLNLTSTVSPSEEYWSRYVLHIQGSRGIGSPGQIRWNLCLCLLLAWVIVFLCILKGVKSSGKVVYFTATFPYLILLMLLVRGVTLPGAWKGIQFYLTPQFHHLLSSKVWIEAALQIFYSLGVGFGGLLTFASYNTFHQNIYRDTFIVTLGNAITSILAGFAIFSVLGYMSQELGVPVDQVAKAGPGLAFVVYPQAMTMLPLSPFWSFLFFFMLLTLGLDSQFAFLETIVTAVTDEFPYYLRPKKAVFSGLICVAMYLMGLVLTTDGGMYWLVLLDDYSASFGLMVVVITTCLAVTRVYGIQRFCRDIHMMLGFKPGLYFRACWLFLSPATLLALLVYSIVKYQPSEYGSYRFPAWAELLGILMGLLSCLMIPAGMLVAVLREEGSLWERLQQASRPALDWGPSLEENRTGMYVATLAGSQSPKPLMVHMRKYGGITSFENTAIEVDREIAEEEESMM; the protein is encoded by the exons ATGTCTGGCGTTTCCCCTATCGAGCCTACACCAACGGAGGAG TCCTGGCCTGGGCGCTGGGGCTACAGAG GCGCCTTCCTTGTGCCCTACTTCCTCATGCTGGCCATCTGCGGcatccccctcttcttcctcgAGCTCTCTCTGGGCCAGTTCTCCAGCCTGGGACCCCTGGCTGTCTGGAAAATCAGCCCCCTCTTCAAAG GTGCCGGCGCGGCCATGCTGCTCATCGTGGGCCTAGTGGCCATCTACTACAACATGATCATCGCCTACGTCCTCTTCTACCTCTTCGCCTCCCTCACCAGCAACCTGCCCTGGGAGCACTGTGGCAACTGGTGGAACACGGACCTCTGCCTCGAGCACAGAGGCTCCAAGGACGGCAACGGGGCCCTGCCCCTCAACCTCACCAGCACCGTCAGCCCCAGCGAGGAGTACTGGAG CCGCTACGTTCTCCACATCCAAGGCAGCCGGGGCATCGGAAGTCCTGGGCAGATCCGCTGGAACCTCTGCCTTTGCCTGCTGCTTGCCTGGGTCATCGTGTTCCTCTGTATCCTCAAGGGTGTGAAGTCCTCGGGCAAG GTGGTGTATTTCACGGCCACGTTCCCCTACCTCATCCTGCTCATGCTGCTGGTCCGTGGAGTCACCCTCCCAGGGGCCTGGAAGGGCATCCAGTTCTATCTCACCCCGCAGTTCCACCACCTGTTGTCTTCCAAG GTGTGGATCGAAGCTGCTCTTCAGATCTTCTACTCCCTGGGTGTGGGCTTCGGGGGGCTCCTCACCTTTGCGTCCTACAACACGTTTCACCAGAACATCTATAG AGACACCTTCATCGTCACCCTGGGCAACGCCATCACCAGCATCCTGGCTGGCTTTGCCATCTTCTCCGTGCTGGGCTACATGTCTCAGGAGCTGGGTGTGCCTGTGGACCAAGTAGCCAAAGCAG GCCCTGGCCTGGCCTTTGTCGTCTATCCACAGGCCATGACCATGCTGCCTCTATCGCCCTTCTggtccttcctcttcttcttcatgCTGCTGACTCTTGGCTTGGACAGCCAG TTTGCCTTCCTGGAGACCATTGTGACAGCTGTTACAGATGAGTTCCCGTATTACCTGCGGCCCAAGAAGGCTGTGTTCTCAGGGCTCATCTGTGTGGCCATGTACCTGATGGGGCTGGTCCTCACCACGGAT GGGGGCATGTACTGGCTGGTCCTTCTGGACGACTACAGCGCCAGCTTCGGGCTAATGGTGGTGGTGATCACCACGTGCCTCGCTGTCACCCGGGTGTATG GCATCCAGAGGTTCTGCCGGGATATCCACATGATGCTGGGCTTCAAGCCGGGCCTCTACTTCAGGGCCTGCTGGCTGTTCCTGTCCCCGGCCACGCTCCTG GCCCTGCTGGTGTATAGCATCGTCAAGTACCAGCCCTCAGAATATGGCAGCTACCGCTTCCCAGCCTGGGCGGAGCTGCTGGGCATCCTGATGGGCCTGCTGTCCTGCCTCATGATCCCAGCCGGCATGCTGGTGGCTGTGCTTCGAGAGGAGGGCTCGCTCTGGGAG CGGCTCCAGCAGGCCAGCCGGCCAGCCCTAGATTGGGGCCCGTCGCTGGAGGAGAACCGGACAGGCATGTACGTGGCCACGCTGGCCGGGAGCCAGTCCCCCAAGCCACTGATGGTGCACATGCGCAAGTACGGGGGCATCACCAGCTTCGAGAACACGGCCATCGAGGTGGACCGAGAGATTGCAGAGGAGGAGGAATCCATGATGTGA